The Variovorax sp. PMC12 genome segment GCTGCACCGGCAGCGACGGCGAGACCACCGTGCCCGCCTGCCCGCGCGACGAAAGATAGCCTTCGCCCGTCAACTGGCTGAAGGCCGCCTCGACGGTGCCGCGCGCCACGCCCAGTTCGCTGGCCAGGTTGCGCGCCGATGCCACGCGGTCGCCGGGGCGCAGCGTGCCTTGCTCGATGGCGTTTCGGTAGCGCTCGTAGATCTGCCGGAACAGGGGCGTGGCCCTGGCGCGGTCGAGCGTCGGAGTGTTCCTCGATGGTTTCTTGCCGCTTGCCATGGCCCAGTCGTTTTGTCGATTCTTGGTTCTTTCGGGTGAGGCATCGTAGGCCTAAGCTCGTTCCATGAACAGCTTGAAGGAATCGATGCGATGAGCGAGAAAGTTTTTTTGGCGGGCGCGACCGGGGCCGTGGGCACCGCGCTGATTCCGCTGTTGAAGGACGCGGGCTACGTCGTGTACGGCAGCACGCGGCGCGCCGACCGGGCAGCCGGGTTGGAAGCGCTGGTCGTGCGCCCGGTGGTCGTCGATGTATTCGACGCGACGGCATTGACGGCAGCGCTCGCGCGCATCGCGCCGTGGGGCGTGATCCACCAGCTCACCGACTTGCCGAAGGACCTCGATCCGAAGCGCATGGCCGAGGCCGCCGTGCTCAACGCGCGGGTGCGCACCGAGGGCACGCGCAACCTCGTGGCCGCTGCGGCGGCAGCGGGCGCGAAGAGGCTGGTGGCGCAGAGCATCGCGTGGGCCTATGCGCCCGGTGCCAAGCCCTTCACCGAAGACATGCCGCTCGATCTCGGCGCGGAGGGTGTGCGCCGCGTCAGCGTCGACGGCGTCGTCGCGCTGGAGCAGGCGGTACTGGGCGCGCCAGGCATGACGTCCACGGTGCTGCGCTACGGCCAGCTCTATGGTCCGGGCACCTCGACGGCCGAGCCCAAGGGCGCGAGCCCGCTGCATGTGGAGGCCGCCGCCGTTGCGGCGCTGCTGGCGTTGCAGCGCTCGGAAGGCGGCGTCTTCAACATCGCCGAGGATGGCGATGAAGTCAGCAGCGAGAAGGCGAAGCGTGCGCTGGGGTGGCGCGCGGATGCCCGGCTGCCGCTGGGGGCGGTGCGGTGAATGCGAAGGAGCCTTTGCTGTCGTGGCACCGCACGTGCCTCGGCTTCGGCGCGCTGTCCGTCGCCGCCGCAGCCTGGGCGCTGCTGCCGCATGCGGGCAGCAGTCGGCAGTGCGGCTCATCGATGACATCTGCAGCACGGTGAGCCGGCCAATGTTCGCGTCGGCACCATCGGTGGAAGGCCCGGGCGCCGCCGCGCGGCCCGCCACTTCGGTGAAGGTGATCTCGTGCGAGCCGCTGCCGCATGTGCCAGGGAAGTCCGTCACCACCGCCATCGTCGACTTTCCGCCGATGGCCTATTCGCCGGCCCATCGCCATCCGGGTTCGGTGACCGCGATCATTCTCGAAGGCACGGTGCGCTCGCAGCTTGCCGGCACGCCGCCCGGCAACTACCGCCCCGGCGAGACCTTCTTCGAGCCGCCCGGCACGCTGCACCTGTTTGCGGAGAACCCCGACCCGGTGAAACACGCGAAGCTGGTGTCGGTGTTCGTGGCCGATGAGAGCTGCGGGCCGCTGGTGCTGCCGCCCTGACGGGGGCCTATCGCTTCCAGAACTGCCAGCGCGGCGCTTTCGGTTCGGGCGGCGGCTCTGCCGCCGGCGTTGCGCCTTGGGGCAGCAGCGTGCAGGCAACGTTCGAGATGCGGCCGGATTCATCGAAGCTGATTTCGATGTGCCCCTCGCCCGCGCGCTCGGCCCGGATGGCCGCCGCGGTGCTCGATGTGGCCTCCAGGCCCTGCTGCCGCAGGAAGTTCGTCGCCATCCGCCTGTGGTTCACGTCGAACTGCGAGATCACCTCCATCAGCACCGTGACCGCGCGTGGCAGCGTCACAGGTGCCAGTACCTCGCGCGGCACGTCGTCGAGCAGCACGAAGAGGGCGCCGCCGTCGTAGGGCGCGCGGTAGTAGCAGCGCCCGCCTTCGAGGCCGCCGCACGTCATGGCGATCATGTGGTCGGTGAGGGCATCGTCCAGTTGCAGCGACGCGGAGGTGAAAGCCTCGATCGACTCCGCTTCTCCGCGCTGCCGGATGCGCAGGGCCGCCTCGGTGTGCTGTTCGGGGATGTTGCTCTGCGCGTTGGCCCAGACCCACAGCCACGTGCCGGGGCCTAAGGCGTGCGTGCCGAGCAGTTGCGCGGGGTATCGCAGGTCATCGCCGAAACTCAGCACGCCCTTCTGCACGTCGATGCCCCAGGACCTTTCTCCGATGACATCGCCCAGTGCCATCTGTCTGGCCAGGGCGGAGGCTGCTTGGTCCGAAAAATGATCCTGGAATGTGCTCACGTCAGATCCTGTGTTCGTTGATGAAAGCGCTCAGCGCACCCGATCCCCGTCGCGCACCGATTCCACCGCTCCGTTGTAGAAGCGCACGATGCCCAGGAAGTTGCCCTGGCCGCGGTTGTAGACCCAGTCTTCCATCGGCACGCATTGCTGCGTGATCACCTGTTGCGCCGGGCCGCCGGGGTAGGGCGAAAGCACCCAGGCGACTTGCGGGCGCGGCACGCAGACGAATTCCTTGGACATCGGATCGCCGCATTTCTGCACGACCGAATACTTGGAGTCGCCCACGCCCGAGAGCATGCCGCCGCAGCTCAGCGATTGGGCGGACGCGCCTGCGCCGTGCAGCAGGGCGGCAATACCGAAGAGGACGGCGCTCGCGGTGGTGGTGCGCATGGGCGGCAAAGAGAAGCAAAAAGGAGGCTGTTCCGGCTCGGACTTTATCCGCTGCTTGAAGTTCTGGGCCTTTGCGGTAGTGCGGGAAATGTGCGATGGCGGCCGTGATGGATGCGGGGTGGTGGCTGACACGCGGTTTCGCCAAGCGATGCGAGCATCGACGCTCAAACATCAAACTTGGAGGAACACCCGATGACCAGAAAGATCCTGATCGCGCTTGCAGCATCGCTGACGATGCTTGCCGCCGGCACCGCCAGTGCCCAGATCGGCAAGGCCGCCTCCGACGCGACCGACGCCGCCAAGCACAAGATCGACGAGAAGCGCGCGGACAGCGACGCCAAGAAGAGCGGCCCGGTGGGCAAGGCCGTGAACAACGTCAAGTCGGGCTATCACAAGAACCGCTCGAAGAGCTCGGCCGAGAAGGCGAAGAAGGCGTTGAAGGACGCAGGCTGAGCCTAGGCCAAGCGGATCAGGGCTGCCGCGGCTGGATCAAAGGATCGAGCTCCGCGCGCAGCTGCCTGATGGCGATTTCGTGGCGCAGCGTCTGCGGCCCGCGGCCGTAGGTACCCGCCTTGCGGATCAGGCGAAGTTGCTCGCGCTGCAGCCGGGTCTTCAGCCGCCTCGCGCGCCAGCCGTAGGTCCAGCCCATCTCGCGGCGGACCTTGTAGCGCTGCATGGGCGCGCCCAGCCGCACCCATTCGTCGTCGCGGATCAGCTCGCGCTCGGGCACGAAGACGGCTGCCAGCGCATGCAGGTACGTGCCGTTCTCTTTCACGGCCACGCGCCATATCAGGCCCGCCGCGACCAGCGCGGGAATGCCCTTGACGAACAGCAGCACGGCCATTTCGCCGTAGCCGTTGTCGAACAAATCTTCGAGGAACGGCGAATTCCAGATGAAGTGCATGGCCCACGCGAGCGCGAAGCTCGACAGTGCCGCCGCCACCCGCACAGCCATCGGCCGCTCTGGATGCAGCAGGAACCAGGCGATGCCGAAAGACGCGATGGTGGTGTAGGCCGCATGGCTCCACAGTCCGCTCATGAGCCCGCGCGTGAGCAGGTTGAGGAACACCGGATAGACCTGGTTCTCCAGCGGAAAGTGCATGGAGGCGTTGACGGTGTAGCTCAGGTTCTCGATCACCTGGAAGCCCAGCCCCGCCAGCGCGCCGACGATGAGCACCGAGAGATACGTCTGGAACTGGTTGCGCGCGACCAGCACCAGCAGGATGACGCCCGCGATCTTCAGGAACTCTTCCGTGATCGGCCCCGCGATGGCCGGCCCCCACACCGCCACGAACTCCGGCGATATGAGCTTGGCGCACAGGCTCTGGATCGCGATATTGGCCGGCGCCGCGAAGTACACCGCGCCCATGCCGCCCCAGGCGAAAGCCAGAATGAACGCCTCCGGCGGATGCTGCTCGAGCAGGTCGAGCGTGCGGAAGGCGGCCAGGAAGATCAGCGTGTAGAGCCCCCACACCAGCAGCCCCAGGAAGGCCGTGACCGGGACCACGCGGAATCCGAGCGAGAACATGTTCACCGTGTAGAACAGGCCGTTGACGATCAGCGCCGTGAGCACCCAGAACGCCGCGCGCTGCGGCTGGAAGAAAGAGTCGGTACCGACCGGCCACGAGGCCTGGTCCTTGTCGAGGACGGGAGCGTCGATGTTCATTCCTGCGGCGCCTCGATGTCCATGGAGTCCAGCATGCCGCGCGCTTCGGCCAGCGCGCCGTCCAGCCCTTCGTTGGGTCCGTAGAAGTCGATCTGCACGAGCGACTTGCGCCGCATGTCGACCACCTGCCAGAAGCGACCGGCCAGCTTGGAGCCGTAGTACGCGAAAGTCTTGCCCTGCAGGCCCCATGACGTCACGAAGTCGGACACGTCGCCGTCGATGGTCAGGCCCTGGCCGCGCTCCATGAGCCGCTGCTGCCGCACCAGCGGACCGTCGGGGCCGCCGGCCCAGGGCTGCGTCGTCACCCGAAACTTATGGCCGCCCTTGAGCAGCATCAACGAGCGGCCGGCCTTGGAGCGCGCCACGTCCATCTTCCACCCCTCGGCCGGCACGAACCGCGCCTGGCCCGCATCGATGGTTTCGCCGGCCGCCAGCGCCAACGGGCGTGCGCCGGGCGTGTGGCGGTCCCAGAAAGTCAGCCCGCCGACGTAGGCGGCAATGGCGAGCAGAACCGCGAGCGCACCTGGCCAGGTGCGGTAGGGGATTCGGCGGGAGGGCTCGTGCATGGGTTGATCGTGCCATATGGACGACCTTCATCGCCCACGAGTCACGCCCGAGGTCCGCGCGACTTTGCGACGCCGAAACCCACGATCACGGCCGCGCAAACAAAGGCCAGCAGCGCCAGCCACACCGACCTGGTGAACCCGTAAGTGCCCAGCGCCACGCCTGCCGCGACAAAGATGCCGAGCCATTCGAGCACGGCGTCGAGCCAGCTCCTGGGCCTGGACGCTGGCTGCGCGGCCTGTGGCGCGACTGGCTCCCGCCTCGGCTTCTTCCTGTCAACCTGCGGAAACTGGCCTTTCAGTTCCTCCGTGGGCCAGGACCCCGCATCGGTCGAGCCCGCGCCCGACAACAGCCATACCGGGTTCGCGCCGTATGCCGACAAGTCTTTCGCCAGCTGCTTCATCTCGCCACTCGCGGTATCGGGCGTGTCGATGGCCGCCAGATCGGCGCGCAGCCATTTCTCGGCTTCGGCGGCGTCGGGCAACCCACTGGTCCGCAGCAGCAGATGGTCCGCGAAATCATGCGCGATCAGTTCCGCAAAGCCGTCGTAAATGGGCCGGTAACGCTCGCCGACTGCCGCCAGGATGGCCTCGCGCCGGCTTGCCAATCGCGCCAATGCTGTTCGCTTGTCGGTCACGAGATAGGGGTACGTGGCCTCCGCGCCGAAATGTTCCAGGCATTCCGCGCGGTCCGCGGCGGCGGCTTCATCGTCGATGTCGTATTCGTCGATGAACCGCGCATGCCGGATGTCGTCCGCGCCGAAGAGCGCGCGCCAGAACAGCGGGAAGGACGCATTGGCTTCCAGTTCGCCGCCGTGACCGAAGAAGCCGCGCCATTCGTTGCGGCTGCCCTCGGGCATGCGAGGCAGGGCGGAACTGGACAGGAAGACGGGATGCGACATGGATTCCTTCCGGCGCGGCGGCACAAGGCTGCGTAGATTACTTTCTTGTCACCGGCCCGTCAGGCTATACGTGGATGGGCTTCCTACAGTG includes the following:
- a CDS encoding NAD-dependent epimerase/dehydratase family protein — protein: MSEKVFLAGATGAVGTALIPLLKDAGYVVYGSTRRADRAAGLEALVVRPVVVDVFDATALTAALARIAPWGVIHQLTDLPKDLDPKRMAEAAVLNARVRTEGTRNLVAAAAAAGAKRLVAQSIAWAYAPGAKPFTEDMPLDLGAEGVRRVSVDGVVALEQAVLGAPGMTSTVLRYGQLYGPGTSTAEPKGASPLHVEAAAVAALLALQRSEGGVFNIAEDGDEVSSEKAKRALGWRADARLPLGAVR
- a CDS encoding cupin domain-containing protein gives rise to the protein MRLIDDICSTVSRPMFASAPSVEGPGAAARPATSVKVISCEPLPHVPGKSVTTAIVDFPPMAYSPAHRHPGSVTAIILEGTVRSQLAGTPPGNYRPGETFFEPPGTLHLFAENPDPVKHAKLVSVFVADESCGPLVLPP
- a CDS encoding DUF6882 domain-containing protein; protein product: MSTFQDHFSDQAASALARQMALGDVIGERSWGIDVQKGVLSFGDDLRYPAQLLGTHALGPGTWLWVWANAQSNIPEQHTEAALRIRQRGEAESIEAFTSASLQLDDALTDHMIAMTCGGLEGGRCYYRAPYDGGALFVLLDDVPREVLAPVTLPRAVTVLMEVISQFDVNHRRMATNFLRQQGLEATSSTAAAIRAERAGEGHIEISFDESGRISNVACTLLPQGATPAAEPPPEPKAPRWQFWKR
- a CDS encoding DUF2845 domain-containing protein; translation: MRTTTASAVLFGIAALLHGAGASAQSLSCGGMLSGVGDSKYSVVQKCGDPMSKEFVCVPRPQVAWVLSPYPGGPAQQVITQQCVPMEDWVYNRGQGNFLGIVRFYNGAVESVRDGDRVR
- a CDS encoding PrsW family intramembrane metalloprotease; amino-acid sequence: MNIDAPVLDKDQASWPVGTDSFFQPQRAAFWVLTALIVNGLFYTVNMFSLGFRVVPVTAFLGLLVWGLYTLIFLAAFRTLDLLEQHPPEAFILAFAWGGMGAVYFAAPANIAIQSLCAKLISPEFVAVWGPAIAGPITEEFLKIAGVILLVLVARNQFQTYLSVLIVGALAGLGFQVIENLSYTVNASMHFPLENQVYPVFLNLLTRGLMSGLWSHAAYTTIASFGIAWFLLHPERPMAVRVAAALSSFALAWAMHFIWNSPFLEDLFDNGYGEMAVLLFVKGIPALVAAGLIWRVAVKENGTYLHALAAVFVPERELIRDDEWVRLGAPMQRYKVRREMGWTYGWRARRLKTRLQREQLRLIRKAGTYGRGPQTLRHEIAIRQLRAELDPLIQPRQP